The Branchiostoma floridae strain S238N-H82 chromosome 17, Bfl_VNyyK, whole genome shotgun sequence genome has a window encoding:
- the LOC118404081 gene encoding uncharacterized protein LOC118404081, with the protein MVGLDSSRAPITMETSLLTLSPLAPRARQGGGDSPGAKCDHPAHSPHVCLLISRKNGGSPHMGFGFRLRLSAPPRLLLSPFVRILDGAGLSTSGEGGNIFCPGEKGRFCLLAHWIRQDRTLRNLVPLVNVLGKPCVTLRRCCCCFKVKYNLGEKDADVKRGEWKYSLVFTSSGQGHSVLGQRQFLNSKIILARADKRGVVGVAVDEQHCIMSWGGGFRTGVKTLTQLLRR; encoded by the exons ATGGTGGGCCTGGATTCTAGTCGAGCCCCTATTACCATGGAAACTAGCTTGTTAACGCTGTCACCGCTGGCGCCACGGGCCAGACAGGGGGGCGGTGATAGCCCGGGTGCGAAATGTGATCATCCCGCCCACTCCCCGCATGTTTGTTTACTCATTTCGAGGAAAAATGGCGGCTCGCCCCATATGGGCTTCGGCTTTCGGCTTCGACTTTCGGCTCCTCCTAGGCTCCTCCTGAGTCCGTTTGTGCGGATTTTGGACGGCGCTGGCCTCTCCACCTCAGGAGAAGGCGGTAATATATTTTGTCCTGGGGAGAAAGGACGTTTTTGCCTGCTTGCCCACTGGATACGGCAAGACAGAACCTTACGTAACTTGGTCCCTCTTGTCAATGTCTTGGGGAAACCCTGCGTCACGCTTCGCCGTTGCTGTTGCTGTTTCAAGGTCAAGTACAACTTAGGCGAGAAAGACGCTGATGTCAAGCGAGGAGAGTGGAAATACAGCCTGGTTTTCACATCGTCAGGGCAAGGACATTCTGTCCTTGGTCAGAGGCAATTTCTGAATTCGAAAATTATCTTGGCGAGAGCTGACAAACGGGGCGTGGTTGGTGTTGCCGTGGACGAACAGCACTGCATAATGTCTTG GGGCGGAGGGTTCAGAACCGGGGTCAAGACTCTCACACAGCTACTGAGGAGATAA